Genomic DNA from Roseiconus lacunae:
CAAGCCCCAGATCGTTGTCGGGTACTCAGTTGACACGGTGGGGCTTTTCATCTGCTCCGCTTGCATCTGTGCCCCATGATGAACTCCGTTTCATCTTCTGATTCGTTGTCCTTAGAACGCTCGATTGCGGCGCAGGTCGAGTCTATCGGACTTGGTTCAGGAAACGATGCTGGCAGCTTACCGCGATATCGCCCGGCGTCGCGGTCGCACGGTGAAGGCGAGTTACTCGCTTGGCCCCGGGAGACACGATCTGATTGCCTTCGACATGCCGGCGAGAAGAAGGTTTACGCTTAAAAACGGGAGTTGCGTCGAGAGGTCGCGATCAAACAACTCAATGACCGTCTTGATACTCGTTCGGCCTGCTTCGCCAATCTGCTCATCGACAGGGGGCAGCACGAATGCTGCGGGCCCGAGTGATCGCAACGTTCAAATCAGTGCGTGATCTGCAAGATTCGCGAGTGACGCAAAATGATCGCAAGTGTTGGCTCGGTTGAATTGACTTCGTTTCCAGCAGCGAAGACACTGTCGGGCGGACGTCAATGAAAATTCGTGGTTGCCGAATACAGCGGCATCGAAAATGTGGGTAGCGACGGTCGCCTGTTTTTTCTCGTTGGCACCTTCATTGACATGCAACGTTTAGAATGTGCGATTACCCGCCATCGAGGGTGGGGCACGAGTGGACCGAGAGCGGACTAAGTCCACAATTCAATCTATGGGATCCAACATGCTTCAGTTTCTTGTACCGGTGATCACTCGTGATGAATTTCCAGTCTGTCAAAAAGAGCAGGCGAGACTACCGATTGGGGCGGTGGTGTTGTTGGTGTTTTTTTTAGTACAAGCGATGTCTGGGCTAACGCAGCAAACAGAAGCGGCGTCGCCTCCGAATATCGTCTTCATTTTGGCTGACGATCTGGGGTACGGAGAGCTGGGCTGCTATGGACAAGAGAAAATTAAGACGCCCAACATCGATCGGCTCGCATCGCAGGGCGTGCGATTCCTTGATCACTACACCGGGGCACCGGTGTGCGCACCAGCTCGCTGTACATTGATGACTGGTCAGCACTTGGGGCATGCGGAGATTCGAACGAACCGAGACTCAGGCAATGGGCGAGTGTTTCCTGGCCAGTATCCGATCTCTGATGAAATCGTCACCATCGCCGAAGTGCTTCAAAAAGCTGGCTACGCAACGGGGGCATTCGGCAAGTGGGGATTGGGACCATCAAACACCACCGGTTCACCCATTAAGCAAGGTTTTGACCGCTTCTACGGATACAATGGGCAACGTAACGCGCATAGTTACTACCCCTTGTTTTTGGATAGTAACGAACGCGAGGTAAGGATCAATAAGTATCCTATTCCGGGGCACGATACAAAACCGGAAGGGCCGGTATTGGCAGGTGATTATCGCTCCGCGAACTACGCGCCGGATTTGATCCTTCGAGAAGCGGTCAAGTTTCTCGATCAAAACAAGAACAAACCGTTCTTCCTGTACCTACCATTTGTTGAGCCTCATGTGGCGATGCAGCCACCGCAGGAATGGATCGATCGGTATCCTGCCGAGTGGGACGAGGAGAACGGACCGTACCGAGGCGAGAATGGTTATTTGCCACACCCGCGACCGAGAGCGGGATATGCGGCCATGATTTCAGACCTGGATGAACACGTGGGGACGATTCTGGGGCGTCTTGAAAAACATGGATTGGTTAACAACACCCTCGTGGTTTTTACATCGGACAACGGTCCAACTCACGGAGCACGCAACCCCAAGTTCCATGTCGGAGGCGCGGCATGCACGTTCTTTCAATCCACCGGTGGACTCAAAGGATTCAAAGGGAGTGCCGACGAAGGTGGGATTCGGATTCCTTGTATCGTTCGTTGGCCGGGGTACGTTCATCCGGGGACAACGAATGATTATCCCAGCTACTTTCCCGATTGGTTTCCGACTCTTGCCGAAGTCGCCGGTGCGGCACTTCCAAAGGATCAGATTCTCGATGGAGTGAGTTTGGTCAGCTTGTTAGAAGGGCAACCGAAGGAACGCTCTAAACCTCTGATCTGGAACTTTAACGGCTACGGTGGAATCGTGGCAGTTCGTGACGGTAAATGGAAGGCGATTCGCAAAGACCTGCTTCGAAAGAAACCCAAAGATTGGGAGCTATACGATTTGAGTGCTGACCGGGCGGAGTCAACCGATTTGGCGAAGCGGCATCCGGAAATCGTTGCGCGATTAGAGCAAGCATTTTTGCAAGATCGGACCGTTGAGCCAGATTTTCCAATGCCAATTTATGACGAGCAAACTGGACTTTGAGTCTTCGCCTAAGAAGCTGAACACGAATGATTCGGCTTAAGTCATATCACTCTCCCACTGGGAGAGTCGGGCCTTCAGGCCCGGAGAGGGCACCCTCCCCGGCCGTTTGCTCGTCCGACCCTCCCGCAAGCGGGAGGGTGTTATCCAGATGCTTAAACCCAAAGACTCATGTTTACCTGTTTAACGTGATTGAAGGCCGAGAATCAGACACCCAAGGACGACGTTTTATCGATCAGTATCCGGCCAACGGAAAGCAGGGTGATTCGCCGTCGAATCGAAGGCGTGACGAAGCTAGCACGCACGGACCGGTTTCGCGAGCACACGGTGACTTGATCAGGAAGATGGGAGCCGAAACTGTGATTGTGTCGTCGTTGCAGACGTGAAACGAGGACAATTTCGATGGAACGGGCATCGAGATCGTGGCCACGTGTTGCCCGTGTCCGTAATCATCGCCTATCTTTTGAGTTTTTCGGCCGCGATCGTGCTAAAAAGTTCGGATTGTGCTCGTTCCTCACGGGCTCGCATGACGCAGAAACACAATTCGATCTCGCCGAAGATCAAGACCTCACGAAGGGATAGGAAGCGTCGCGTATGGGTTGGTACATCTTTGGAGTCGTCATTGCCGTCGCGTTTTTAATGACTGGCTTTGCCCTGGTTTCGCCCCGCATGTTTGTTCGGGCACTGATCCGACCGTTGGTGACGGTGCTTTATCGTAAACGTGTTGTGGGGCTGGAGAATCTGCCACGCGAAGGCGGTTACTTGATCGTCAGTAATCACGTTTCGTGGATCGACGGCGTCGTCTTGCTATGGATGCTTCCACGGAACGTTCGGTTCGTTGTCGATGGAGGTAATTTTGGGACATCGTTTGCTAAATGGCTGGCCGCCGCGTTCGATACCATTCTGATGCTGGCCAATCCAAAGTCCATCGCACGGGCATTGAAGACTGCCCGCGAGGGACTAAAGGCCGGCGATGTGATTGGGATTTTTCCTGAGGGAACGTTGACACGAACCGGACAGATTCAGGGGTTCAAGGCGGGGTTTCGAAAGATATTGCAAAACAATGACGCCCCGATCGTTCCAATCTACCTGGAAGGCATGTGGGGCAGTATTTTCAGCTTCTCTGGCGGCAAGTTCTTTCTAAAATGGCCTGATAAGTTTCGCCGCCGCCTGACCGTCTATATCGGCAAACCGCTGCCCAATGATACATCAACCGAGAAGGTCCGTTCGCAGGTTTGTCAGTTGGCCGCGCGATCACAGGTCGAAAACCGGGAAGAGTTTACCCTCGTCACCAAGCAATTGATCAAGGCATGGCGTCGTCGCGGAAGTGGATTGCAGATCGCGGATTCAATGGGGATCGAATTGAAAGGGCGTGAAGCCCTGACCCGTGCCTTGGCACTGCGTCGCATGCTCGCCCGCGAAGTGCTTTCAAAAAACGAGACCAACGTTGGGATTCTGTTGCCGCCGAGTGCGGGCGGTGTCCTGGTCAATGTCGCCTTAGCGATGGATCGTCGGGTCGCGGTGAATTTGAATTACACCGTTTCAGGTGAAGTCATCGACCACTGCGTCAACGACGTCGGAATCAAGCATGTCCTGACTAGCGAGCGGTTCCTAAGCAAAACTGGTCTAAAGATTACTTCGAATGTCGTCACGCTTGAGTCGGTTCGTGAAAAGGTTTCGACCGCGGATAAGATCATCGCTTTCATTCAAGCGAATCTAATTCCTGCGAAATGGCTGTTTCGCATCCTGGGATTGAACAAGGTGAAGATCGATGATTTGATGACCATCATCTTTACCAGCGGATCGACCGGGATGCCGAAAGGGGTAATGTTGACTCAAGGAAACATCAGCCACAATGTCGACGCGATCGACAAGGCGATTCGATTGACCGAAGATGACGTTGTCCTCGGAATCTTGCCGTTCTTCCATTCGTTCGGATATAGCGTGACCCTTTGGGGCGCTCAAGTTCTTGGGCCGTGCGGTGTCTATCACTTCAATCCGCTTGACGCCAAACAAGTCGGGAAATTATCGGAGAAATACGGTGCGACAGTGATCCTAGGTACGCCGACATTCGTCCGCGGCTACATCAGACGGATCGCACCTGAACAATTCGCCAAGCTTGATATCTGTGTGGTTGGTGCAGAAAAGATGCCGGCCGAATTGTTCGATGCCTTTGAAGAAAAATTCGGCGTTCGGCCTGTCGAAGGCTACGGTACGACCGAGCTCAGTCCGTTGGTCTCGGTCAACGTGCCCCCATCCCGTTCGCCATCGGTTCACCAGCCTGATCGGATCGAAGGGTCGGTCGGTCGACCACTTCCCGGGGTTTGCGCCAAGGTCGTCTCGCAGGAAACCGGAGAGGAATTGGCCACTGACGAGGATGGCATGTTGTTGATCGCCGGGCCCAACGTCATGTCCGGGTATGCCAACAAGCCAGAACTGACCGCGGAGGTGATTCGCGATGGATTCTACGTCACTGGCGATGTCGCTCACATCGACGGGCAGGGTTTTATCCACATCACGGGCCGGCTGAGCAGGTTCTCCAAAATTGGCGGCGAAATGGTTCCGCATGTCAAGGTTGAAGAAGAGATTTGCAATGTGCTCGGTCGCATCGGTGGTCAATGTCAAGACGGCGAATCAGAGGAGGGTGCCGTGAATGTCTGTGTCACTGCGGTACCAGACGCGAAAAAGGGCGAACGGTTGATCGTGCTGCACCGGCCAATGGACGCCGATGTGGAAGACGTCATTCGGGGATTGAAGGAAGCTGGGCTGCCGAACCTATTTATCCCTTCGCGAGATGCGTTCTATGAAGTCGAGGCGATTCCGCTCTTGGGAACTGGGAAGCTAGATCTGAAGGGCAGTAAAGACTTAGCGCTTGAGTTGACCGCTTGAATGCAATTCTGTGATTGAATCGAAAGGCCGTCAGCGCGTCTGAAATAGTTCAATGCAAAAACCGCCACGCAACGGTGAACGTTGCGTGGCGGCGTCGTCGGTTGAACGAGTCGGAAGTCAAACGCTAGTAATTCGTCAACCTCTGAAATTAGGATTAGCCGGATGGCGTTAGCCACGGATTCGGTGCATTAACCGAGGCTAATGCGCGTCGGCTGAGGAGCCGAACCCGAATCTTTGGTCTAGGCGGAGCACTAATTCGAGATCAACTCGCGAATACCGTAGGTGAAGAAGGTTCCAAGACCAAAGTTCAGGATCTCTTCTTCTGGCTTGTACTGCAGCACCAGTGTGTCGCCTGCTTTGATCAGCGGACGTGAACTCGGTTCGTTGATCGCTTTGGCTAGGTCAACTTCGATCGCGATTTGTCCATTGCACCCAGTTTTGCGAAGGATGAAAAGACGTCCTGGCGGGATCGTAGCGATCGCACCGCCGAGGCCACCAAGGCCGCCCGACCGCTGTGCTTGAGACGACTGGCCATAAACACCGTTGCCGACCATCGCCATTGCTCCGAGGACATCGAGGTCATAGTCACGCGGCAGTGGGAACTCGCCACCGGGAAGAAGTCCACCGGTGTAGAACACCTCAGTCTCACGTGATTCGATATAAACGATGTCGCCTTCTTTAAGCGTGATGTCTTCTGGTGACAAGTTTGGCGAGTCTCCGGGCGGAAGACGCAAAGGGATTCGCAAGATCGACGGATCTTCCGGAAGCTTGGGCGGGCAAGCACAGGGATCTGCCATCGCGGCCAAGCGTTGCTTTCGGAACTCGGCAAGAAATTCCTCGCGTGCTTCGCGATTCCGAGTGCTCGCTCGAAGAATCTTGACTTCGTTCTTAGCGTTCAAGCCAGGCAGTCCACCGGTTTCGACCAAGGCATGCAGGATGTCGTTCTGATAGGCCTTTAGTTTCACCAAGCCACCGCTCGCACTGCGGTCGGTACCGCCACGTAGGAAGACGGAGCTTGCAGACTGACGCGACAGTCCGTTTCCGCCTCCGCCATCCTCACGAACGACGATCACGTCGACGGTGCGTTCTTGGATGATGGTGACGATCGGCCGAGCCTTGTCGGTTCGCAGAATATCGTTGTCCGTGTAGGCATCGCGGATTGCATCGCGGATTTGGTCCAAGGTGAGCCCTTCGACGTCCAATGGTTCAATCAACGGTAGTGAAAGCGTGCCGTCTTCTTGAACAGCGATCGGATAACCGATCGAAGGCGGCAACGTGCTTTGTGCGTCGGGGAAGTTGACCGGCGGTGGTTCCGGCGGGGCGCTTGGCGGATTGAATGGCAGAACGCCTTCAATATACACACCAAGGATATCGCCGGGGCCGATCACGTACTCACGAGGTGGTTCGAGCGTGAGCAACGAAATGTCGACCGGAACCAGATCGTTTTTCGGTTCGGCGAAGAACTGCTGTGGAACCCGGCTGGCTGGAATCCCGTCGATCGGTTGCGTCAGCGCCGAGCAGCCGGTCAGGGAGCCGGCGAGCAACGTCGCAGATGCGACGGCGGCGCCGAAGCGTTGTAGTTTTTGCCAAACCATAGCGCGCAGTCCTTGGCCAGCATCTTGCTGGCGGCAAACCAAGTTTGAAGAGGTTGTATTCATCCTTGAACTTCTCACTGAGGGGATTCAGCGTGGAACCTTGGCCACGAACTGCTTATTCGAATTTGAAGGGGATGGCGTCGGCGTTCGCAGTTTCGGCGTTCGGCTCGGACTGCGGACCGGCGGATGGCATTTCGATGGTGCCGAAGATTCCTTCGATCGATTGTTCATCGACGGTTTCGTCGTGGGTGTCTTGCAGCGTGTACGTTTCGGCAGCGACGGTTGAACTCGCCTGCCGAACCGCTCGCGAGCCGTAGTCGGCGATCATTCCGTTGGACGAACTGTCGACCGGCAGATCGCTCGATTGAAGCATCTCGATACTGGGGCTGACCTGTGCTCCGTCCTGTGGGGACAGTAGCAAGTCGCCTTCCGGCAGGATTTCACTTGGCGTTGCATCGTTCGGTAGGATGACTTCGACTTCGCTTCCGGGAACGATGTATTCCTGGAGGGGCATACCATCGGGACCGTACATCACCGGTGCTGGCTCGGGAGTGGCCGGCTGTTCGTCTTTTGGCGCATTGGCGTCTTCTTCGGCCGGTAGCTGGTGAGGCCGCACGTTCGACCAATTGCTCAAGCCATCTTGTTCGGCGGCTTTGGCGCCCCATGGGTAGCCGGCGAAGAATGCGCCGATGGCTGCCTGCCCTCCTGGAGATTGGTATTTCCATCCCCAATACTGGTTTGGTGCCACCGAGGGGCTGCAACCCGAGCCGCCGTTGGCGACATCGATGTAGCCTTTGATGAAGCCCGCCTTAAATTCTGCTAAATTCGGCTTGCCCGCATGACACGCCTCTTCACGAAACCAGGCTCGCTGAGCAAAAACACGGTTTCGATGAGAGAGCATGAAGTCGTCGAGGCAGTCGGACTTGCGGGCGTAGCTATACGCGTTGCTGATGATCGAGCAACCGGTGGAGCCAGCAAGAATGAGGGCCGCAGACCCAGCCAACACGAGCGCTTTGAGCTTGCGACGCCGTGCTGATTGGAGATTTCGATGGCGGATGTTCGCGTTAGATTGCGAATAACCCGTTGAAATGGGTCGTTGTTCGGGTGCGTTCGACGCACTGTCAGAACGAATCGCCATTTGGCCCCCCTTGGCTGCTGGCGGAATTCGAAGTCAATATTCATTCAAAGCGGACGGAAAGCCCGGTTCGGGCAGACCGTCCTAGGGGTGTTTATCGCCGTAACGGTGGCGAGGATTTAGTGAAAACTGACGGAATGACCGCTTGTGCGGGTTCTAAGGTCTTTGGTGCCCGTTTCAATTACGATGGTTAGTCTCAGTTGGCATGAATGTGGAGGCGGGCTTTCCCTCTGATCGTTGCAAAGAAAACCCAAATTCAGGTTTCATCCCATTCTGATTTGGTGTTTCCCTTTTAGACTGAGGCGATCTGGAATCGTCGGGTAGACTTTGATGACTCGCTCCTTCCCCGTTGGGACGAGTCAAAAAGCCAACCGGGCGTTACGAATCTAAACAGTGGTGTAGAACGACATCTATGACTTGGCTCACTCTGGTTTCCCTTATCTGTTCGATCACCGCGGCTCTGGTTTTTGTGCCGCTGGTGCGCTCGCTGGCTCGGCTCGTTGGAATGGTCGACAAGCCTGACGCCGAACGAAAACTTCACCGAAAACCGATCGCGTTAGGCGGGGGGGTGGCGGTTCTGGCTTCGCTACTCGCCGGTTTTGCCGCGACGGTCCTCTATGATCGCCACATTGGCGATTTTGTTCTTGGCTATGTGACCAGCGACTGGTACCGACTGACGTTCGCGGCCGCCGCCGTGATGACGGTCGGACTAATCGACGACGTCTGGTTAATGCGAGGCCGTCAAAAGCTTTTGCTGCAGATCTTGATTATCTCCGCTTTGGTCGGTACCGGGACGATCGTCACAAAAGTCGGGTTACTCGGTTTCGAAATCTACCTAGGCTCGCTGGCGTTCCCGGTCACCGTCTTGTGGTTGCTCGTCTGCGTCAATGCATTGAATCTGATTGATGGCGCCGACGGGATGGCGACAACAGTCGGCTGCTTCATCTCGTTTGGCTTGGCTTTGTTGTCACTCGCCCAAGGATCAGTGTTGGGCGCGGCATTCGCGTTTTGCTTAACGGGAAGTCTGATCGGGTTCCTCGTCTTTAATAAGCCGCCCGCATCGATCTTTCTCGGTGATGCCGGGAGCATGACGATTGGGTTAATCATCGGTGTATTATCAGTTTGGAGTAGTGTGAAAGGGTCAACACTGCTCGCGTCCGCTCCGATCGGAATTCTTGCGATTCCCTTGTTTGATTCGACTGCGGCGATCGCTCGGCGGTGGCTGACCGGGCGAAGCATCTACGCGACCGACCGGGCGCACCTTCACCACGTGCTCGACAAGAAGTACGGTCACAGCGGAATGTTGATGGTGGTCGCATTGCTATGTGCGGTCACGACCTCCCTGGCGGTTGCATCGGTGTACTTCGACATGCCGTGGCTCGCACTGCTGGGGATTGTCCTTGCGGGAGCCTTTCTGGTTGCCACACGATCATTCGGTCATGCCGAATGCCAATTGTTGATGATGAAAGCGACACACATGACGCGATCGTTTTTTATCTCGCCGAAACAGTCTTTGACCGAGAAGAATCATCGCTGCGTGCCATTGCAAGGCAGCGGAGACTGGGGCGTTGTCTGGGAGCCCTTGGTTGATTTCGCGCAAGTTCATAACCTCGCCAAGATCAACATCGATTTGAATTTGTCTTGGATTCACGAAGGTTATCATGCGAGCTGGTCAGCGGTGCGGATGCCCGATCGAATGAATCAGGTTCAAATGCGGTGGCCAATCATCATTCGGACCAGCGAGAAATCGGTTGGTGTCAACATTGGCACACTGCAGGTCGTCGCTGCTGCGGATTCACCGGGGATTCACGAGCGGATCGCGGACTTGGCGATGCGTCTTTCGGACTTAGAGCCACAAGTGAAGATGGTGATCAATGAACTAGAGAGACGTCACAGTGGCACGACCGAACGCGCCGATACTGCCGCAACGCCGGCACCCACGTTTTCGAGTAACGCCGATCGCCGTAGTGACGCTTCAACATTGCTGACCTAAGGGTTGGCGATTCTTCAACGTTGGAACGGCCGTTTGGCTTCGCCACGGCCTTTCTGGAATATGCTGGTCAATAGCCCGTCGGCCGATTGATCACACCCGAATTGTTGTGTTGCAGGACTAATCGAGTTCTCGTTGGGCAACCAATCAATTCTCCAGGGGGAGAGGCGGGGCAGCAAGGACGGGATTTCAAATCTTGCGATTTAGCTTGGGCGTGAGTCCGGGCTTGTCTTGGCGGTTGCACGTCGCGGTGTTTTGGGTGCGAAGGATCGTGGCTTCGAAGGGCAGCGACGATTCTCAGCGAAGTCACCTCATTGGTCTGTTCTTTCTTCGGCTGATCTTAATGCCAGCGTTCGTATCCGCATGTGGCCGGTTGTTTTTGCGCGTCGAAGCGGGGCAATCAACAGGACAGGTCCTATTCGTGGCTGGTCCTATTCCCAACGATTTTTCGAGGCGTATTCTTTATTGCCATGACCGGTACATCGGTCATAGGCCCTCGACCTGACGGGTTATTCCAGATACTCGGCTGAACCTGCGTTGGCTGACTGTTTGAGGGTAAACCTTTCCGCCGACACCGATCCTAGCCAATAGGTACGACGGGACGGTTGAACTAACTTGGCGGGCTCAAGTGTCGCGCTTGAGTGCCGGACAGCAAACGCACGTTGTGTGTGTCACAAAGGCTCGGATTCGAGCGAACGTGTCACCCAGGTGGACGAAGTCCGCGCTTGTCGGTCAAATGGGCCAGTCGCGTCGCAGCAAATTGTTGACGGCGCCGGTCACGCGATCGTTGAGTCGCGGGCATTCCTTCGAGCGGAATGACTATCAGGTCAAGACGCGACCGCGGCGGTAGCGGGCGTCCATCCGCTTGAGAGTTGATGCGATCATTCATGGGGTTTTGATTTCGTGCCCATCCTTCCGAAAGAACCTGATCGGTTTCCCGAGGACTTGTTGGATTCCGAAAACGCGTCGCAATCAAACTGGTGGCTTCTCTACACGAAGAGTCGCCAGGAAAAGCAGTTGATGCGGCAATTGCGAGATCTGGAGCTCGGGCATTATGGGCCGCAGATTGAGCAGCGAAAAAAGTCACCGGCAGGACGGATTCGCACGAGTTTCGTTCCGTTATTTAGTAACTACGTGTTTCTTTGCGGAACCGACGAACAGCGTTATCAGGCTGTCTGTACCGGTTGCGTACAAAAAGTCAGTGAGATCACCGACGTAGAAATTCTGCTCTCCGATTTGAAGCAGGTGAGCGAGCTGATTGCCATCGGAGCACCGATGTCGATCGAAGAACGAATTCTTCCGGGTCAGCAAGTGCGCGTCAAAAACGGAGCCTTTGCCGGCTTCGAAGGTGTGGTCATCCGCCGCGATCAAGAAACACGATTGCTCGTCGCGGTGCAGTTTATGGATCAAGGTGTTAGCGTCAAACTTGATGACTGTCAGCTCGAACCTCTTGGTCGTTCCGCCGGCGATTCTGCGATCACGCAAGGGTAGTCTTCGGTGCGTCTCTGTTTTCTGTTTCTCGTGTCTTACTCCTTAGCCCCGAA
This window encodes:
- a CDS encoding arylsulfatase, which gives rise to MLQFLVPVITRDEFPVCQKEQARLPIGAVVLLVFFLVQAMSGLTQQTEAASPPNIVFILADDLGYGELGCYGQEKIKTPNIDRLASQGVRFLDHYTGAPVCAPARCTLMTGQHLGHAEIRTNRDSGNGRVFPGQYPISDEIVTIAEVLQKAGYATGAFGKWGLGPSNTTGSPIKQGFDRFYGYNGQRNAHSYYPLFLDSNEREVRINKYPIPGHDTKPEGPVLAGDYRSANYAPDLILREAVKFLDQNKNKPFFLYLPFVEPHVAMQPPQEWIDRYPAEWDEENGPYRGENGYLPHPRPRAGYAAMISDLDEHVGTILGRLEKHGLVNNTLVVFTSDNGPTHGARNPKFHVGGAACTFFQSTGGLKGFKGSADEGGIRIPCIVRWPGYVHPGTTNDYPSYFPDWFPTLAEVAGAALPKDQILDGVSLVSLLEGQPKERSKPLIWNFNGYGGIVAVRDGKWKAIRKDLLRKKPKDWELYDLSADRAESTDLAKRHPEIVARLEQAFLQDRTVEPDFPMPIYDEQTGL
- a CDS encoding AMP-binding protein: MGWYIFGVVIAVAFLMTGFALVSPRMFVRALIRPLVTVLYRKRVVGLENLPREGGYLIVSNHVSWIDGVVLLWMLPRNVRFVVDGGNFGTSFAKWLAAAFDTILMLANPKSIARALKTAREGLKAGDVIGIFPEGTLTRTGQIQGFKAGFRKILQNNDAPIVPIYLEGMWGSIFSFSGGKFFLKWPDKFRRRLTVYIGKPLPNDTSTEKVRSQVCQLAARSQVENREEFTLVTKQLIKAWRRRGSGLQIADSMGIELKGREALTRALALRRMLAREVLSKNETNVGILLPPSAGGVLVNVALAMDRRVAVNLNYTVSGEVIDHCVNDVGIKHVLTSERFLSKTGLKITSNVVTLESVREKVSTADKIIAFIQANLIPAKWLFRILGLNKVKIDDLMTIIFTSGSTGMPKGVMLTQGNISHNVDAIDKAIRLTEDDVVLGILPFFHSFGYSVTLWGAQVLGPCGVYHFNPLDAKQVGKLSEKYGATVILGTPTFVRGYIRRIAPEQFAKLDICVVGAEKMPAELFDAFEEKFGVRPVEGYGTTELSPLVSVNVPPSRSPSVHQPDRIEGSVGRPLPGVCAKVVSQETGEELATDEDGMLLIAGPNVMSGYANKPELTAEVIRDGFYVTGDVAHIDGQGFIHITGRLSRFSKIGGEMVPHVKVEEEICNVLGRIGGQCQDGESEEGAVNVCVTAVPDAKKGERLIVLHRPMDADVEDVIRGLKEAGLPNLFIPSRDAFYEVEAIPLLGTGKLDLKGSKDLALELTA
- a CDS encoding polysaccharide biosynthesis/export family protein, coding for MVWQKLQRFGAAVASATLLAGSLTGCSALTQPIDGIPASRVPQQFFAEPKNDLVPVDISLLTLEPPREYVIGPGDILGVYIEGVLPFNPPSAPPEPPPVNFPDAQSTLPPSIGYPIAVQEDGTLSLPLIEPLDVEGLTLDQIRDAIRDAYTDNDILRTDKARPIVTIIQERTVDVIVVREDGGGGNGLSRQSASSVFLRGGTDRSASGGLVKLKAYQNDILHALVETGGLPGLNAKNEVKILRASTRNREAREEFLAEFRKQRLAAMADPCACPPKLPEDPSILRIPLRLPPGDSPNLSPEDITLKEGDIVYIESRETEVFYTGGLLPGGEFPLPRDYDLDVLGAMAMVGNGVYGQSSQAQRSGGLGGLGGAIATIPPGRLFILRKTGCNGQIAIEVDLAKAINEPSSRPLIKAGDTLVLQYKPEEEILNFGLGTFFTYGIRELISN
- a CDS encoding MraY family glycosyltransferase, yielding MTWLTLVSLICSITAALVFVPLVRSLARLVGMVDKPDAERKLHRKPIALGGGVAVLASLLAGFAATVLYDRHIGDFVLGYVTSDWYRLTFAAAAVMTVGLIDDVWLMRGRQKLLLQILIISALVGTGTIVTKVGLLGFEIYLGSLAFPVTVLWLLVCVNALNLIDGADGMATTVGCFISFGLALLSLAQGSVLGAAFAFCLTGSLIGFLVFNKPPASIFLGDAGSMTIGLIIGVLSVWSSVKGSTLLASAPIGILAIPLFDSTAAIARRWLTGRSIYATDRAHLHHVLDKKYGHSGMLMVVALLCAVTTSLAVASVYFDMPWLALLGIVLAGAFLVATRSFGHAECQLLMMKATHMTRSFFISPKQSLTEKNHRCVPLQGSGDWGVVWEPLVDFAQVHNLAKINIDLNLSWIHEGYHASWSAVRMPDRMNQVQMRWPIIIRTSEKSVGVNIGTLQVVAAADSPGIHERIADLAMRLSDLEPQVKMVINELERRHSGTTERADTAATPAPTFSSNADRRSDASTLLT
- the nusG gene encoding transcription termination/antitermination protein NusG produces the protein MPILPKEPDRFPEDLLDSENASQSNWWLLYTKSRQEKQLMRQLRDLELGHYGPQIEQRKKSPAGRIRTSFVPLFSNYVFLCGTDEQRYQAVCTGCVQKVSEITDVEILLSDLKQVSELIAIGAPMSIEERILPGQQVRVKNGAFAGFEGVVIRRDQETRLLVAVQFMDQGVSVKLDDCQLEPLGRSAGDSAITQG